From Bordetella flabilis, the proteins below share one genomic window:
- a CDS encoding fumarylacetoacetate hydrolase family protein, translating into MKFVSFHRDDGRVVPGFIDSRDPQAPQVIDVTRPGNDPWAAALPTDLAAWVELGLQSLAHRLAACSYPDAARVPLARARLAAPLPRPGKIVGAAFNYHDALRERDMAPPATPVIFVKSGRTVIGPDAPVRLAADVGNVTYEAELGVVIGRTALRIEPAQALSHIAGYLVLNDVSASDMVRADKAFVRGKNQPTFCPCGPWIATPDEIEDPAALGVRLQVDGRIRQSGNTADLVFGIAELIAYASTQMPLDPGDIIATGTPAGVAASHQPPAWLRPGSSMITEVDGLGALHTPILASEPS; encoded by the coding sequence ATGAAATTCGTTTCCTTCCACCGCGACGACGGGCGCGTCGTGCCCGGCTTCATCGATAGCCGCGATCCCCAGGCGCCCCAGGTCATCGACGTGACGCGGCCCGGCAACGATCCGTGGGCAGCCGCGCTGCCCACGGATCTGGCCGCGTGGGTAGAACTGGGACTGCAATCGCTGGCGCACCGGCTGGCCGCGTGCAGCTACCCGGACGCCGCCCGCGTGCCACTGGCCCGGGCCAGGCTAGCCGCGCCCCTGCCTCGTCCCGGCAAGATTGTCGGCGCCGCCTTCAATTACCACGACGCGCTGCGCGAACGCGACATGGCGCCGCCCGCCACGCCGGTTATCTTCGTCAAATCCGGCCGCACGGTGATCGGCCCGGACGCACCCGTACGCCTGGCCGCCGATGTGGGCAATGTCACCTACGAGGCCGAGCTGGGCGTGGTGATCGGCCGCACCGCCCTGCGTATCGAGCCCGCGCAGGCGCTGTCCCACATTGCCGGCTATCTGGTCCTGAACGATGTCAGCGCGAGCGACATGGTGCGCGCGGACAAGGCGTTCGTGCGCGGCAAGAACCAGCCCACGTTCTGCCCCTGCGGGCCCTGGATCGCGACGCCGGACGAAATCGAGGACCCGGCCGCGCTCGGCGTGCGATTGCAGGTGGACGGCCGGATCCGCCAGTCCGGCAACACGGCGGACCTGGTGTTCGGCATCGCCGAGCTGATCGCCTATGCCTCGACACAGATGCCGCTGGACCCGGGCGATATCATCGCGACGGGCACGCCGGCGGGCGTCGCCGCTTCCCATCAACCCCCGGCGTGGCTGCGGCCCGGTTCCTCGATGATTACCGAAGTGGACGGCCTGGGCGCCCTGCATACCCCCATCCTGGCAAGCGAGCCTTCATGA
- a CDS encoding GntR family transcriptional regulator → MSQLKAAASPAAAKPAALQPIDRETLWDRAYAALREALLSGRYEPGHRILLREVAGELGISLTPVRDAVNHLIAERILRRGTGGQGGGAVVPEVDADQLRQLLMMRAELESRAALEAVAHATPEDVDTLRRLVADMKRLIDVDGHQGYLEVHRQFHFHIYGLSRLDIIEDAIETLWLRCGPVLNFVLAEYVPHLKRMDYHAVAVEALARGDAEATAHAIRCDILEAGRYIQTLLQRGRGGRA, encoded by the coding sequence ATGTCCCAATTGAAAGCCGCCGCTTCCCCAGCGGCCGCGAAACCCGCCGCGCTGCAGCCCATAGACCGCGAAACCCTATGGGACCGCGCGTATGCCGCGCTGCGCGAAGCGCTGCTGAGCGGCCGCTACGAACCCGGGCACCGGATCCTGCTGCGGGAGGTGGCGGGCGAGCTGGGTATCAGCCTGACGCCGGTGCGTGACGCGGTGAACCACCTGATCGCGGAACGGATACTGCGGCGGGGCACGGGCGGCCAGGGCGGCGGCGCGGTGGTCCCGGAAGTAGATGCGGACCAGTTGCGGCAGCTACTGATGATGCGGGCGGAGCTGGAAAGCCGCGCGGCGCTGGAGGCCGTTGCGCACGCGACGCCCGAGGATGTGGACACGCTGCGGCGCCTGGTGGCGGATATGAAGCGCCTGATCGATGTGGACGGGCACCAGGGCTACCTGGAGGTACACCGGCAATTCCACTTCCATATTTACGGACTGAGCAGGCTCGACATTATCGAGGACGCAATCGAGACGCTGTGGTTGCGCTGCGGCCCGGTGCTGAACTTCGTCCTGGCGGAGTATGTGCCGCATCTGAAGCGGATGGATTATCACGCAGTGGCGGTGGAAGCATTGGCGCGCGGGGACGCGGAAGCGACGGCGCACGCGATCCGCTGCGACATCCTGGAGGCGGGGCGGTATATCCAGACCTTGCTGCAGCGGGGGCGTGGCGGCCGGGCATAG
- a CDS encoding Bug family tripartite tricarboxylate transporter substrate binding protein yields the protein MSLLSKLAGALACACAVSTAFAADGTFPDRSIRFIIPWNAGGSNDIAARQLQQIVAEQQNVTLVVENAPGATGAIGLGKVAAAPPDGYVVGMGTSSTLAQIAQNLTPLRNEQFAHIARVSTDPLVLLVPKDGPADLDAFLAEMKRNPGKVSIGTPGTNNLNHIFAEMTARAAGVGYVNVPYPGGSRVIADLAGKQIQAAVLKPSESKGQIDAGYVRPIGVFGNERLQVFPDVPTFKEKGYDVYPYGPLVQMAYVVAPAGISPDVRARLIEIFGKAIQSEKFKTFAQQNGFLVDDLTGAALDKEVRDVQTTLNSVATKVFKQP from the coding sequence ATGTCACTGCTAAGCAAATTGGCCGGCGCGCTCGCTTGCGCCTGCGCCGTATCCACCGCCTTCGCCGCCGACGGCACCTTCCCCGACCGCAGCATCCGCTTCATCATCCCGTGGAACGCCGGCGGGTCCAACGACATTGCCGCCCGCCAGCTCCAGCAGATCGTCGCCGAGCAGCAGAACGTCACCCTGGTCGTCGAGAACGCGCCCGGCGCCACCGGGGCCATCGGCCTGGGCAAGGTCGCGGCGGCGCCCCCCGACGGCTATGTCGTCGGCATGGGCACCAGCTCGACCCTGGCGCAGATCGCGCAGAACCTGACGCCGCTGCGCAACGAGCAGTTCGCCCACATCGCCCGCGTGTCGACCGATCCCCTGGTACTGCTCGTGCCCAAGGATGGCCCTGCCGACCTGGACGCCTTCCTCGCCGAGATGAAGCGCAATCCGGGCAAGGTGTCCATCGGCACCCCGGGCACCAACAACCTCAACCACATCTTCGCGGAAATGACGGCGCGCGCGGCCGGCGTCGGTTATGTCAACGTCCCCTACCCCGGCGGCTCGCGCGTCATCGCGGACCTGGCGGGCAAGCAGATACAGGCCGCCGTGCTCAAGCCCTCCGAAAGCAAGGGGCAGATCGACGCGGGCTATGTGCGCCCCATCGGCGTCTTCGGCAATGAGCGGCTGCAGGTCTTCCCGGACGTCCCGACCTTCAAGGAAAAGGGCTACGACGTCTATCCCTACGGTCCCTTGGTACAAATGGCCTATGTAGTCGCGCCGGCCGGCATCTCGCCCGACGTGCGGGCCCGCCTGATCGAGATCTTCGGCAAGGCCATCCAGAGCGAGAAGTTCAAGACCTTCGCGCAACAGAACGGCTTCCTGGTGGACGACCTGACCGGCGCGGCGCTGGACAAGGAAGTCCGCGACGTCCAGACCACGCTGAACAGCGTGGCCACCAAGGTATTCAAGCAACCCTGA
- a CDS encoding NAD(P)-dependent oxidoreductase — translation MNTLPIVVLTSAIHPDEHARLAQAAEVRVAADARPDTLKAAATEATGIIVRNPLPADLFDHAPHLKGVVRHGVGLDMIPVEAATRHGVMVANIPGSNTTSVVEYCLAAMLHLRRRLAVVDGMLRQQGWAPARAFGEAGGELAGAVCGIVGVGAIGGRLAAVAQALGMRVLGLTRRPESLPPGVQAVDKPTLMRESDFIVLACPLNEQTRGLIDAGALSLARPGAVLVNVSRGPVVDTGALLAALKEGRLGGAALDVHEVQPLPADSPVFGDPRLLLTPHLAGTTTASLRSMSRGAVDEMLRILRGEPPLNWVNREIAAAARPA, via the coding sequence ATGAACACTCTGCCCATCGTGGTGCTGACTAGCGCCATCCATCCGGACGAACATGCGCGCCTGGCCCAGGCCGCGGAGGTGCGTGTCGCCGCCGACGCGCGGCCGGACACCTTGAAGGCCGCCGCCACGGAAGCCACCGGCATCATCGTGCGCAACCCCTTGCCGGCGGACCTGTTCGACCACGCCCCGCATCTCAAGGGCGTGGTTCGCCATGGCGTGGGCCTGGACATGATTCCGGTCGAGGCAGCGACCCGGCACGGCGTCATGGTGGCGAACATCCCCGGCTCGAACACGACGTCGGTGGTCGAGTACTGCCTGGCCGCCATGCTGCACCTGCGGCGGCGGCTGGCCGTGGTGGACGGCATGCTGCGGCAGCAGGGCTGGGCGCCGGCGCGCGCCTTCGGCGAGGCGGGCGGCGAACTGGCCGGCGCCGTATGCGGCATCGTCGGCGTGGGCGCGATCGGCGGCCGGCTGGCGGCGGTGGCGCAGGCGCTGGGCATGCGCGTGCTGGGGCTGACCCGCCGTCCGGAGTCTCTGCCGCCCGGCGTGCAGGCCGTGGACAAGCCGACGTTGATGCGCGAATCGGATTTCATCGTGCTGGCGTGTCCCTTGAATGAACAGACGCGCGGCCTCATCGATGCCGGCGCGCTGTCGCTGGCCAGGCCCGGCGCCGTGCTGGTCAACGTGTCCCGCGGGCCGGTGGTCGATACCGGCGCCCTGCTCGCGGCGCTCAAGGAGGGCCGGCTGGGCGGCGCCGCGCTGGACGTGCACGAAGTGCAGCCGCTGCCGGCGGACTCGCCCGTGTTCGGCGATCCGCGCCTGCTGCTTACGCCGCACCTGGCCGGCACCACCACGGCCAGCCTGCGCAGCATGAGCCGCGGCGCCGTGGACGAGATGCTGCGCATCCTGCGCGGCGAGCCACCCCTGAATTGGGTCAACCGCGAGATCGCGGCCGCCGCGCGGCCGGCCTAG
- a CDS encoding mandelate racemase/muconate lactonizing enzyme family protein — protein MSTIKKVTCHVVAAPVQRPFTSSRGWLYKTRGSCIVEIETTDGVVGWGECYGPSQVARAYIDTQYAPRIIGRDAFDVEVIWEDLYNRIKDYGNTGMAISALSGIDIALWDIIGKVCGKPVHKLIGGAYRTEVQSYATGLYFIDMDRLIEEAVEEACEYVNQGFRAVKMKIGLGSPKLDIRRVAAVREAVGDDVRLMVDANHCFTVPAAIRLGRELESLDIEWFEEPISPEDLDGYVEVTRALDMAVAGGENEFTRWGFRDIVTRKAMDIVQPDVCAAGGISECRKIATLAMTHGVECVPHAWGSAIGLAATLQFLAALPDQPPSFRPMPPLLEFEQCENPFRDLLTTEPIEQRRGIVQIPTGPGLGIEVKREILDRYRVA, from the coding sequence ATGAGCACAATCAAGAAAGTCACCTGCCATGTCGTCGCGGCACCCGTGCAGCGTCCCTTCACGTCCTCGCGGGGATGGCTGTACAAGACACGCGGATCGTGCATCGTCGAGATCGAGACCACCGATGGCGTGGTGGGCTGGGGTGAATGCTACGGCCCGTCCCAGGTGGCGCGCGCCTATATCGATACGCAGTACGCGCCGCGCATCATCGGCCGCGACGCCTTCGACGTGGAAGTGATCTGGGAAGACCTGTACAACCGCATCAAGGACTACGGCAATACCGGCATGGCGATCTCGGCGCTCAGCGGCATCGACATCGCCCTGTGGGACATCATCGGCAAGGTGTGCGGCAAGCCGGTGCACAAGCTCATCGGCGGGGCCTATCGCACGGAAGTGCAGTCGTATGCCACCGGCCTGTACTTCATCGATATGGACCGCCTTATCGAAGAAGCGGTGGAAGAGGCCTGCGAATACGTGAACCAGGGCTTTCGCGCGGTCAAGATGAAGATCGGCCTGGGCTCGCCCAAGCTGGATATCCGCCGCGTCGCGGCCGTGCGCGAAGCGGTGGGCGACGATGTGCGGCTGATGGTCGACGCCAACCACTGCTTCACCGTCCCCGCGGCGATCCGCCTGGGTCGCGAGCTGGAAAGCCTGGACATCGAATGGTTCGAGGAACCCATCTCGCCCGAAGACCTGGACGGGTATGTCGAAGTCACGCGCGCACTGGACATGGCCGTCGCCGGCGGCGAAAACGAGTTCACCCGCTGGGGCTTTCGCGACATCGTGACGCGCAAGGCCATGGACATCGTGCAGCCGGACGTATGCGCGGCCGGCGGCATCAGCGAATGCCGCAAGATCGCGACCCTCGCGATGACGCACGGGGTGGAGTGCGTCCCGCATGCCTGGGGATCGGCCATCGGCCTGGCGGCGACGCTGCAGTTCCTCGCCGCCCTGCCGGACCAGCCGCCCAGCTTCCGTCCCATGCCGCCGCTGCTCGAATTCGAGCAGTGCGAGAACCCCTTCCGCGACCTGCTGACCACCGAACCCATCGAGCAACGCCGCGGCATCGTGCAGATACCCACCGGTCCCGGCCTGGGCATCGAGGTCAAGCGCGAGATCCTCGACCGCTATCGCGTCGCGTGA